Genomic DNA from Aphanothece sacrum FPU1:
ATAATCAGTGGATTTGGTTTTTTTTTAGGGGCAACTTACCCTTTTCGTCTTCTTCTTTTTTTTTACTCTCATCCCAGTCTTTGGTCTTATATTATTGTTCCTATTCTCCTTAATGTAATTCTGGCTATTATTTTCTATCTAGGGTTAGTTATTTGGGGTTGGCAAATTAGTCAATCTTTAATGGAAATTTTAATTAATAAAATAGATCTAATCTTAAATAATCTTCCTAGTTGGTTAGTGGGATTAGAATATTTAGTAATGGGATTAGGTTTTGTATTACCAATTTTATTAGATATATTATTATTATTTATTACTGGGTTTATTTTACTTCAATTTGGCATTATTTTAGGTGCGCCTTGGTATGGCAAATTATCAGAAGAATTAGAAAGATTACGCATGGGTCAGGTAGAATCGATAGAAATAGGAGTTATTCGAGATATTTGGCGATCTATTCTCTTTGAAATAAAAAAGATATTATTATTTATTAGTATAGGAATTCCTCTATTTTTACTTAATTTTTTTCCAGGTTTAGGCACATTAGTCTCTACTATTGGGGGAATTATGCTAACAACAACTATTATTTGTCTAGATTTTTTTGATGCTACTCTAGAAAGAAGGCGGCTAAAATTTCGCCAAAAATTAACTATTATTAGAAAAAGTTTACCTGCTAGTGCTGGATTTGGTTTAATCAGTTTATTATTAATTAGTATTCCCTTTGTTAATTTACTCACGATTCCTTTTTGTGTGGGAAGTGGCACTTTATTTATTTGCGATCGCATTCTTGTACTTCAAATCTTACCTAGTAATTCTAATGAGGATTAACTCTCAAATATAATTCTAAAAAAAGGAGCAAAAGTCATGAATCAGTTTAATTTATCGACCCTAATAGAACAACTAAAACAACCACAAGTTTATCCTCATTCCGTACAAATTCCTATTGAAGTTATTCAAACTCATGCTTCTGCTGTATTTTTAACAGGAGATTACGCTTATAAAATCAAAAAATCTGTTAATTTTGGCTTTTTAGATTACTCTACTCTCGAAAAAAGAGAATATTTTTTAACGCAAGAACTATTAATGAATAGAGAAATAGCACCAGATCTTTATTTAGAGGTTTTACCTATTACTCTATCTAATAATTATATAAACTTATCAGGAGAAGGAGAAATTATTGATTACATTTTAAAAATGCGACAATTTCCTCAAGATTGTTTATTCATTAATTTATTTAATCAAGGAAAACTGACATCTAAACATCTAGAAGACTTAGGAAAAATTGTGGCTCACTTTCATAAAACAACTAAAACAAATTCTTATATATCCAGTTTTGGAGAGATTCCTATGCTTAAAAAATCAATTGAAGATAATTATCACTGCACCAAACCCTACATAGGAATAGCTCAAACTCAACAGCAGTATCAAAAAACAAAAGAATTTACAGATAGATTTTTATCCGACAAACCAGACATATTTAAAAATCGTCAACAACAAGATAAAATTAGAGAATGTCATGGAGACTTACACTTAAAAAATATTTGTTTATGGAACAATAAAATTCAACTATTTGATCGAATTGAATTTAATGAAGAATTTCGCTTTGTAGATGTCATCTATGATGTAGCTTTTACCATTATGGATTTAGACGCAAAAAGAAGACAAGACTTAAGCAATATTTTCTTAAATACTTATCTCCAAGAAACCGGAGACTGGGAAGCATTACAAGTATTACCTTTATACCTATGTCGTCAAGCTTATGTAAGAGCAAAAGTCAACTCAATGTTACTTAATGATCCTCAGATTTGTGAACAAGAAAAACAACAAGCATTGACAATAGCTAAAAACTATTATGATTTAGCAGCAAAATATACAAA
This window encodes:
- a CDS encoding EI24 domain-containing protein gives rise to the protein MQKIISGFGFFLGATYPFRLLLFFYSHPSLWSYIIVPILLNVILAIIFYLGLVIWGWQISQSLMEILINKIDLILNNLPSWLVGLEYLVMGLGFVLPILLDILLLFITGFILLQFGIILGAPWYGKLSEELERLRMGQVESIEIGVIRDIWRSILFEIKKILLFISIGIPLFLLNFFPGLGTLVSTIGGIMLTTTIICLDFFDATLERRRLKFRQKLTIIRKSLPASAGFGLISLLLISIPFVNLLTIPFCVGSGTLFICDRILVLQILPSNSNED
- a CDS encoding AAA family ATPase, producing MNQFNLSTLIEQLKQPQVYPHSVQIPIEVIQTHASAVFLTGDYAYKIKKSVNFGFLDYSTLEKREYFLTQELLMNREIAPDLYLEVLPITLSNNYINLSGEGEIIDYILKMRQFPQDCLFINLFNQGKLTSKHLEDLGKIVAHFHKTTKTNSYISSFGEIPMLKKSIEDNYHCTKPYIGIAQTQQQYQKTKEFTDRFLSDKPDIFKNRQQQDKIRECHGDLHLKNICLWNNKIQLFDRIEFNEEFRFVDVIYDVAFTIMDLDAKRRQDLSNIFLNTYLQETGDWEALQVLPLYLCRQAYVRAKVNSMLLNDPQICEQEKQQALTIAKNYYDLAAKYTKKRQSCIILMSGMSGSGKSTIAQYIARQINAIHIRSDAVRKHLGNISLKETGADELYTPSMNQKTYHRLLDLGLMVAQQGFPVILDAKFDRHQWRETIINLAQEQQIPLHIIYCQAPISVLFDRLSQRTGDISDATPNLLQQQQAVHEPFNETEQKFLQSFDTTENWQTSVDAWLNSELFKLVNCS